Genomic DNA from Oreochromis aureus strain Israel breed Guangdong linkage group 13, ZZ_aureus, whole genome shotgun sequence:
GCTgctgataaaaaacaaacaaacttgaatttatttatttatatcatgTAGCTTTGACAAAATTGCAGATAAAAATAAGTTAGGCACTTTGGGTGTTTTTCACATTCACAAATCAGGGAAAGCAGGAAAAGTTCACACACTGGGAGGCTACATTATAAAATGTGATACTCTAAATCCTAAACTGTAGTACATTGTCAGGATATCAAAAAACATTACGTATACATTTACTCAAACAATTATCCTGAAATGAGGTTGATCATGAAATGCCTCTAAAATACACACCAGACAATTCAGATTTGTAAGGTTTGTCATTTTCTCAGTCAAGGTTATTTGTTGCCCCTCTGTTGCACctaaaagttgttttttgtgtgttttttttttttttttccacgatATAAATAAAAAGCTAGATTTCAAGACTCCTTTCTAAAGACTTTCTTCTCTCAAACATTGACTTTATATATAAAGAACAATTCCAGTCAAATGTAAAGTGCAACACCACACGTGTTAATAGTTATACAATTTTCTCATGTCtgtagtttaaatatttaaaaatgacaataaaaggctGGAAAGCTGATTTTAACTCTTCACTGAATGAATTGAGTGATTTAAGTGTTTTTCTACAAGTGATTATAATGTCtctcttgaaaaaaaaacaaaaaacaagctaGTTCACTACTGTAAATGAGTTCAGAAAAGCTCCACATTTCTGCAACATTTAAAGCATGTTGCTCTAAATTATCTGGTTATTTCCTTTGTTAAAACCACCATGAAACCTCACACCTCTCATGTCAGTGAAAAACAGCTTCATTAAGACACATGTGTAAATGCTTCAGGAAACGCAGgtacaaaacattttaaagtccaAATATATTTTCTCCATGAAGTCAACAGCAATGACTACCAAATGAGTTACTAAGTAAACATATGTAAGAGAAAATGTTAGAGTCTAACTGCTCTtctttatgaataaaataaagaacattattaAACTAATGTCTGTAAAGAGATCCAGTCCAGTGTCCATCTAacgcagcggtccccaaccttttttgcctcacggaccggtgtatgcccgacaatattttcacggaccggcctttaaggtgtcgcggataactacaacaaaataaaactagtaccggtaccgaaaaaaagattcattcataacacacgtgaaaagacccaggaaaaccgagttaatgacaaaaatgataacaaaataacgctgaaaaccaataaaaaccctgaaaaccatacatttcacacctgagcctcaactctcaccGCTGATCTAACgtgttaaagttaaaacaaaaatagcTAGGTAGGATTTTCAGTGTAAATCTACCATAcatattttgtgtgtattttccaCCAAGACAGCCTTCTGCACACAAAATCCAGATCAGAGAGACAAACCCCGAATAGCAGCCAATGGAAActtgtaaaaaatgtaaatgtaaaaaagtaattttaaggCACTAAATTcgattatattttttaaagaacaccAAGATGTTGTATATCAGACACCCTTCAGTTTGCCCAGAAAGGAAACTCacagtgtctgtgaaggttctcagtcatccaggtcatcctagtctaaagagcttggaaagaaaagcatctggacttctttaagttgcttgaagacgtttcactcACAGTATGACAAACACTCATAATCATCATATCCATAAGAAACACTGAGACTGCATGTTCAATTTCaattatgttttgtttgttttaggatTTAGATTGGGATTGGTAGATGGTTAAGTTCAAAAAGTTCTCAGGGTCATTACGCAGGGTTAAAAAAATGGCATGAAACAAGgtaaatttgaaaaaataaacccGCAGCTATTTTTAaggtaaaatatttttcaaacaTATGATTGTTTTACCTTCTCACATGCTCTGACATGCTGCTTTTGTTCATAATGTTTGATTAATAATCTGAACATTTCTAGATTTTGGACTGCTGATAGAAGAGAAATTGAGTAACATTAAAGCCTTATAAAAATGCCAGTCCTGTCCTGTTTAATTAAGACATTAGGTGCAGATCATTACAgcgtatttatttaaataataagtTTATTGTTTTAGGGCATTTAAATGCCTCTGTATTGCTGTAACAAAGGAGCCCAAAAAATTTCCAGCCCCATCTCAGAAAACTTACCCCAAACCTTTGGGGAACCTGCAGTATTAAAACTTGGTGTAACATGATCAGAAGCCAAGTTCAGAACAGATCGTACTGTAGGTATGATAACTCTCTGGCGTGACCTTACAGAAATCTGGAGTCGTCAAAAGGTCACATGCCAACCAGCGGTCAGTTTTTCCTCACCTCACTTCTTCTCACATTAAGTTACATTTAGGTCTTCTTTTACCTCACACTCCGTCATCGCCTCTTCCGTTCCTGCTTCATATCAGTCTCACTGATTCCGTTGCTGTCCATGCCATCCACTTTGAGGCGACCTTTGCTGTAGTGTTTAATCAGTGCTCCGGGCACGAGGGCCACGAGGGCGATGGCGAGGAGCTGAGCCAGCGTCCCCCAGGAGAATATGTCATCCAGTGAGGAGATCTCTGAGAGGATGGCTCCGGTGCGAACACATATGAAGTTGTAGGGGATCAAACCTGAAAGCGAGAGAGCGGTGGCTGACTGATCAGTACTTGTGTTGTAGGTTTTTTAGTCTGCATGTTTCATGTTTGAAACTATGGTCTCACCTATGAACacggagaaaaagaaaataggcATAGGGATGTTGAGGACAGGACAGGTGATGTTAAGGAACCAGTTAGGAGTCATAGGGAAGAAACgaaggaaaaggaggaaaaagaacaaaCTGCTGCGGTTTTCCTCCACCTGATGGAGGGAGAAGAATGGGTGAGGAGAGAAGAAGATAAaaggaaatgacagaaaattaaaaccTAGAcagcaaatgattaaaaaaaagacgtAAAGAGGAAACTGTAATTGGTTTATCCTTCACTGAATAAATGATCTGCTGCGTAGTATAAAGTGAGAGAATAGGTGAGAAGGGGATTTAAAACATGCCTACCTTCCTCTGCAGCAGGGCCACCTTCTCAGGGAAGAGGTACACCACATACTGCTTTCCAAATGCTGAAGATAACAGGAAGCAGAAAGTGGAGCCTGTGGTGGCGAGCATGCAGGCCAACGCCAGACCCTCCCAGGGCCCGAATATTGCACCAGCTAACATGTTCTGAAGAAGAATAACAGTCTCTGTTAAAAAGAAATTTGCACGTAGGAATAAGAAATTGATCAGAaatcaacaacaaaacacaggatTGGTTCGGATCATTTGTTTGCATTACTGTATGTCTCACCAGAAAGGAGGAGCCAGGTATGGCAAAAGACTGTTTGTACAGGTATGCGCTACAGAAGAGCAGCAGAACATAGGTGTAATGTTGTCTTTTGTAAAACTTGAGCATCTCTGCGAGCTCCCGTAGCTCGTCCAGGTCAGATGGGAACTTTAGCCTAGATGGAACAAACACAAGAATGATGTGtgcatggaaatacagtatataaggcaaaaacagagtatGTACTATTTTAACAAGCTGtgagcttttgtttgtttgactaCCTTTATTTgtcaaaagattaaaaaaataaactggtaTTGATTTTTACCATTGTCTGCTCACATGTGATGCTACTTCACTACCTGAGTACCGTGAACAATAAATGACCTGATACGTTTTAAATCACTTTCACCATCTTATTTTCTGCTTCGtgctaattaaaaataaatggaaaaaatacaGTGATAGACGGCACGTACATGGCAGTATATAAGTAATCTGGATTTTTATGAGAGCCTGAAATAAAACCCCATTAACTTCTACTGCATTGGTTGAACTACAGCACCTATAGGCAAAAATGTCAGCATGACTATGATGCAATAGTTTTTTTTGAGTTGTATATatagtattttttaaatttgattaaaaaaaacacacacacacacgaagtgTAAGAGAAGTGTGTCTATCTGTGCGCATGTGTGCACCAAAGCGAATCAGAGAGTAACAGGATATATCTGATTGAAGGACAGAAATAGTGTTGCTGCCTGTAGACTTGTGCAGAGGGTAGGAAGACACTTCTCAAagctcacatgcacacacaataaAATCCCCCCAGTTGAAACTCAAGATGCCGGCTTCCTCTGCCAGCTGCTCCGGCATTCAGTATTCCTTGTTCCAACTGGTCAGTGGACGAATATTCTGTTCTGTCATTGGTCCACAGGTTGATGATGCATAAGGGCTCAGATACATGAAACTGCATGAGTGTATGTACTGTATTCAAGCAGCTACAAGTGTCATCATGGGCACTTTTAAATTTTGCTTATACATAACCTCATGCAAAACATTAtgtctctgcacacacacacacacacacacacacacacacataacactcATATATAGCTTTCCACTAAGCGGTTTAAACCTTTGAACATGGAACAGAGATTTAGCTTGATATTGATATGAAGCTGGGCTGTATTAGGCTGATTGTAATCCCCAGCATTAGAAAATGTGACTGGGGCTGCTATATAACTATTAATTAATTTCTTGTTTCTTTCAGTGATAAATTTAGTTACAGGTTCTCACTTATTCTCACAGCCTGAACccctgatacaaggcaggatggatccacgCTTTCATGTTGATCACTCTAAATTCGGAccacagcagaaattgagattTATCAGACCAGTTaacattttttcagtgtttttcgaGTCACTTTTGGTGAGCTTATGTGAAGTCTAGCCTCGGTTTCTTGTTCTTAGCTGAGAGCAGTGccacccggtgtggtcttctgctgctgtagcccatgtACTTTTAAGTTTGATGTTTTGTTCATTCAGAGATGCtattctgcataccttggttgtaatgagtagTTATTTGTTTGCCTATCAGTTCAATGCAGTCTGTTCATTCTCGCCTGACCGCAACAGGGCATTTTCATCCAGAGAGCTGTTGATCACTGGATATTATCTCTTATGAGGGTGGTCAGGTGGAAAAACCCCAGTGGATCGGCAGTTTTTGAAACACTTATatcagcccatctggcaccagcaaccatggcaaccatgtcaaagtcacttaaaccaCCTTTCTACCTCATTTTGATGCTCAGTTTATTCAGATTAAAGTCATTTGTAATAAAAAATCACTCAGAAATTCTAAGATTAAAGTTACAAACTCAGAAGAAAGCAACTAAAATTTTGAAAGGAATGGCATAACCTTCCTGTGCAAGCATCTGATCACATCTCCATCTTCCATGTATCGTACCTGCAGTGGATGACCCTGAAGATCAAATTACAACACAAATAAGTAAGTGCGTCTGGACTTTCAAGATCCACTGCTGTATACTGGAGCTAAACAAACCAGGAAAATATGATGTACTGATGTTGATGGGATGATAGTTTGTTTAGATTTCAGTTAATGTTGCACATCCTCACTAATGTCTTCATGAAGCATTCGCTGTGTATGTAGAGTAGTGGAGTGGATATAACATTACAGAGTGGTGACATgatccttaaaaaaaacaaaacaaaaaggttaCATTTTAGAGTTGGATGGACTTTGCTTTTTCTCTCAATGTTTTAACTTTATAATTGCAGTAAACATACATTTTGAAAGTTGCTTTTCTTGCAAATTTCCAATTGTAGGGAATTTATAGGTTTTCCTGAGTATTTCAAACCTTCACagcattgtttatttattaatgaataCATTACAAGTACAAGTATATtgtacttttatatttttatagcaAAGATAGACATAGAAAACGTCACCTCACCAGGTCCACTCACGCTATGCTTTTACTTTATAAGTAACAAAATATGGGCAATATCATTTTACTGGGAGTGCaccctttctctctccaacacacacacatacacactcaagGATCCTACTCTTGGCTTCAGAGTGCATTGGTCTGCGTTATTCTATCATCTCTAGACAACCTCACACTTGACTGTCTGGCACATTACAACATATCAGTTTCAtaactcactcacacacacacacgcagagacACACATATAGAAAATAAATCACTTCAATACactaatacacacacatacacacttagaAGTGAGTTAATCGAGCTTGGGTCCAGTATGTACTTGAGGAGACATGATGTAAATATCAAGCAgataatattttagtgcaacaataacaataataataataaattgttAATGTGATACTTATTGTTGATGTgatactttaaaaacaaatatacttTATTTAAGGCATATATAATTTTAGACCTTCATATCTTTAGATGAGTTCACATCATGTTCCAACTAATTCAACGATGGGAATGTCACTACTGTGTTATATGTCACTAATGCTGTGGTTTCCAAGATGGGGGGAGGCCAGGGAATCCCCAAGGAATTTTAAGACAGACTTTAGGggtgtcataaaataaatgtatccAGGGactattttatttcactttccCCATGACTAAAAATGTCTCAGATAAAAGCGTGTAAGTAAAAAAAGCCACAACCTTCTCTCAACCAAGATTTCCTGCTTATGAAGAGTATTAGCACAGTGctttggtgaaaaatgaaaaatgcatgcagtccaaattcaaattttaggCACATAGATTTTAAAGAATGGAGTACCATGAGTACCAGCTTTGTCAAAGATACCCAATAATACTGATAATAAGGAACAGGTTAATGTAATACTGTTATGATAATTGACTTACCTGCATATCCATCAGTAACAAGTGGCTCTAATCACAGAAAGTAATATTTTTGTCCCAGCTTGAATTCTGCATGCAAAGTTTGCAAACTTTCCTTACCTGTACTCCTGGACCTCCTCGTGCTCCCCCTGGGAGCCAGGCTGGAGCTGCTTGGGTCCCGGGGGAAGATGCGTGGACAGCAGGTAGAGGTAGACACTTGCCGCCCCGGCAATGGCAGCCAGTCCCGTTAAGGAGCGCATGTTGCTCCCTACAGAAACTCCGTGATCACCGGATAAAACTCTGCTGACAACTCGAGCTGAATTTAAGCGAAGGGGAAAACCGCCGATGAGATAAAGTCGACGTGCCGCGGTTCAGTTGGACGGCAGCGAAAAAAGTGGGTGTCGCTTACCGAGAACCAGGCTACGGTGACGGCTGACATTCTGGTCGGTGTTCGGCACACGGATCACATGGCAGCCGGGCGAACTTTCTTTAGACTGATGGAAAAGAAGCTTTGTGCAACTCCGCCACACGACAGCTACATCTAGAGAAGTTGCACTTCGTTTCCCTCCCCACAGTTTCTCCCCCAACAcgtcttatttaaaataacacCAAAAATTCCTCCCAACAGGTCGTAATATTCAGGATGAGTTAAAGGTCGGTGTATATCTACAGTTGCACTTACACGATCAGCCACCAGAGGGCGCTAAAGTCCACGATGAGTTCAGAGTAAGATGATACGATCTGATATTGTGCAATGGTTGTATTTTTAGCGCAGGATCCTAACTGTGTATCATTCAGATTTAAACGCTAGgttataacagtaataataaaaatagttgtTATTCatgcatatataaatacatataataaaGACACTTAAAGCAGTCACACTGACAACATTTTAAAGCACACAAAAattgtatgtataatatatatgtatatatatatatatatatatatatatatatatatatatatatatatatgaacctttaggtttttttttcatctttacaaTGCAACAGTTTTGTTCTTTTAAGTCTCTGTTTAGTAGATTTATATTCTTCTGCAAAGTACTATATATTTTCCATATTATAAAAGGTAGCAATACTGGAGGAAGGTCTGATCAACCTAATTATAGTTAAAGTTCTTCATTGTGTTCCATAGCATACATGTGAGTTCTCTGAGGTAAAGATCAAATACAAAGTAACGTACCTTTTATTTTACTAATTATTTATCATATAAGAAAATGTATTCTTATAATCATCTAAATTAGAGCATTGTAAATTAGGAATTAAAGATATCAGATTTTCCTTTTAAACCcaagtttattatttttctgtatataatataacacaaaatatttacattagCATTATTTGTATGATTGCCATGTTTGTTTATTCAGCATGCCTTAGGTGGGAGCCACATTTATAAGAAGCTTTTGAAAACCTCTCTTTTTTGTCATGGATCATCAGGTTGTcctgcaataaaaaaataaaaagatcatTAAGTCAAACACTACTTCCACACCAAGTACAACCACAATATACTCTGAGAAAGGTTTCGTCTGTTATCCTGAACTCTAAAATATTCTGGTTTCATAGTTGTGAGAGGTCTAAGTAAATCTACATTTCTGGTAAGTTTATGTGCAGTACACCTGTCAGCACTTTCAAAATTGTGCTGAGGTGCAACCCTGAGGTACTGCgtgtacagttttttgtttttttttcatggcaACATCATGGCCATATTGGTAAAGactttaaacacaaacacatacacaaacacacacacacacacacacacacacacacttgttttcatatcttagtgaggacatctacttgactttatttttattatcattttatacttttttatttggc
This window encodes:
- the LOC116323535 gene encoding transmembrane protein 41A-B-like, which produces MRSLTGLAAIAGAASVYLYLLSTHLPPGPKQLQPGSQGEHEEVQEYRLKFPSDLDELRELAEMLKFYKRQHYTYVLLLFCSAYLYKQSFAIPGSSFLNMLAGAIFGPWEGLALACMLATTGSTFCFLLSSAFGKQYVVYLFPEKVALLQRKVEENRSSLFFFLLFLRFFPMTPNWFLNITCPVLNIPMPIFFFSVFIGLIPYNFICVRTGAILSEISSLDDIFSWGTLAQLLAIALVALVPGALIKHYSKGRLKVDGMDSNGISETDMKQERKRR